A genomic segment from Actinoplanes sichuanensis encodes:
- a CDS encoding response regulator, giving the protein MDSGDTITVLVVDGHQTFAELLGHALAGQADLQWVGHARTGAEALRLAAELLPDVIVMDPELSDADGIAIAELIRVRQPASRVVILTASEDQTLVRRATTAGAAGFLSKNGALGDVLNALRTAHRGSMTVSTDILARLLRSTTPAVAGQRGNGLTAGGLTQREDEVLQLMAAGLDARAVARRLGISVHTCRGYQKAVLAKLGAHSQLEAVAIATRRGLVRPDPR; this is encoded by the coding sequence ATGGACAGCGGCGACACGATCACTGTGCTCGTCGTCGACGGTCACCAGACCTTCGCCGAGCTTCTGGGGCACGCTCTTGCAGGTCAGGCCGACCTTCAGTGGGTCGGGCACGCGCGCACCGGGGCGGAGGCGCTACGGCTCGCGGCCGAACTGCTGCCCGATGTGATCGTGATGGACCCGGAACTGTCCGATGCCGACGGCATCGCCATCGCCGAACTCATTCGGGTTAGACAGCCCGCCTCACGTGTGGTGATCCTCACTGCCAGCGAAGATCAAACCCTCGTTCGGCGGGCCACCACCGCCGGTGCGGCCGGGTTCCTCTCCAAGAACGGTGCGCTCGGTGACGTACTGAATGCATTGCGCACCGCCCACCGCGGCAGCATGACCGTCTCCACCGACATCCTCGCCCGCCTGCTGCGCAGCACCACCCCGGCGGTGGCCGGACAGCGCGGCAACGGGCTCACCGCGGGTGGTCTCACCCAGCGCGAGGACGAGGTACTGCAGCTGATGGCGGCCGGTCTGGACGCTCGCGCGGTGGCCCGCCGGCTGGGTATCAGCGTGCACACGTGCCGCGGCTATCAGAAGGCGGTGCTCGCCAAACTGGGGGCGCACAGTCAGCTCGAGGCGGTCGCGATCGCCACCCGGCGGGGACTGGTTCGACCTGACCCACGGTAA
- a CDS encoding HTH domain-containing protein yields the protein MHDIQLFGVLEVRTRGIRLTGEDFGGARPRHLLALLALRGEWSLVELADTLGVSPTTLKDDLGILRDRLEPGVGHRESVITSRRGRVGLARDRVHVDTATFDQLVALAAERPPARAARPLAAAAFLASRPLLEDEDAPWAAEARAEYRTKLIMAGEPQPIG from the coding sequence ATGCACGACATCCAGCTCTTCGGCGTTCTCGAGGTCCGCACCCGAGGCATCCGCCTTACCGGGGAAGACTTCGGCGGCGCCCGGCCGCGTCACCTCCTCGCCCTACTGGCGTTGCGGGGTGAGTGGTCGCTTGTGGAGCTGGCCGACACGCTCGGTGTCTCCCCGACGACACTGAAGGACGATCTGGGCATCCTGCGGGACCGCCTGGAGCCCGGCGTCGGTCACCGGGAGTCGGTGATCACGTCCCGCCGGGGCCGGGTCGGCCTGGCCCGCGACCGGGTGCACGTGGACACCGCGACGTTCGACCAGTTGGTGGCGCTGGCCGCCGAGCGCCCGCCGGCCCGTGCGGCCCGCCCTCTGGCCGCCGCCGCCTTCCTCGCGTCGCGTCCGCTGCTGGAGGACGAGGACGCCCCGTGGGCCGCCGAGGCCCGCGCCGAGTACCGGACGAAACTGATCATGGCGGGCGAGCCGCAGCCGATCGGCTAG
- a CDS encoding class I SAM-dependent methyltransferase, translating into MPTTLSPVPLAPELSLYLVTQPVGLFDLTGGEFRSDRPPPFWAFAWAGGQALARFLLDHPSEVAGRRVLDVATGSGVAAIAAAYAGAAAVACTDIDPAAVEAAHRNASANGLSLVGRLDDPQVLLAGDVFYSPVVAPKMVAQLRAARKAGAEVLVGDPGRGFFPERLFDLVTEYVVPVPRTLEETETLTTGIWRMRSSRN; encoded by the coding sequence CTGCCCACCACCCTGTCGCCGGTGCCATTGGCCCCGGAGCTCTCGCTCTATCTCGTCACCCAACCGGTCGGGCTGTTCGACCTGACCGGCGGCGAGTTCCGCAGTGACCGGCCGCCGCCGTTCTGGGCGTTCGCCTGGGCGGGCGGTCAGGCACTCGCTCGTTTTCTGCTGGATCACCCGTCCGAGGTCGCCGGGCGCCGTGTGCTGGACGTGGCCACCGGCTCCGGGGTGGCCGCGATCGCCGCCGCCTACGCCGGGGCCGCCGCGGTGGCCTGTACCGACATCGACCCGGCCGCGGTCGAGGCGGCGCACCGCAACGCGTCGGCCAACGGCCTGTCCCTCGTGGGCCGGCTCGACGATCCCCAGGTGCTGCTGGCCGGGGACGTCTTCTACAGCCCGGTGGTCGCCCCGAAGATGGTCGCCCAGTTGCGCGCCGCCCGGAAGGCGGGCGCCGAGGTGCTGGTCGGCGACCCGGGACGGGGTTTCTTCCCGGAGCGTCTCTTCGATCTGGTCACCGAGTACGTCGTACCGGTCCCCCGCACGCTGGAGGAGACCGAGACGCTCACCACAGGCATCTGGCGTATGCGTTCATCACGCAACTAG
- a CDS encoding MarR family winged helix-turn-helix transcriptional regulator, translating to MHEHESTRLADEITRLVRMGARFRGMLKTGDLGAEFSALMLLPPLRAMGPMRVTDLAEVKGADPSTVSRQAAQLVKAGLARREADPADGRASRLAVTEAGVAACERVRQARVDMLTQVLTDWPADRVAAFTDLFEEFNNAVEAHLRSDPASPPRETA from the coding sequence GTGCACGAACACGAATCCACCCGGCTGGCCGACGAAATCACGCGGTTGGTCCGGATGGGCGCGCGATTCCGGGGCATGCTCAAGACGGGAGATCTCGGCGCCGAGTTCTCCGCGCTGATGTTGCTGCCACCGTTGCGCGCGATGGGGCCGATGCGGGTGACCGATCTGGCCGAGGTGAAGGGGGCCGATCCGTCGACGGTCAGCCGCCAGGCCGCCCAGCTCGTCAAGGCCGGTCTGGCCCGCCGTGAGGCGGATCCGGCCGACGGCCGCGCGTCACGTCTGGCCGTGACCGAGGCCGGGGTGGCCGCCTGCGAGCGGGTGCGCCAGGCCCGGGTGGACATGCTGACCCAGGTCCTGACCGACTGGCCCGCCGACCGGGTCGCCGCCTTCACGGATCTTTTCGAAGAGTTCAACAACGCGGTCGAGGCGCACCTGCGCTCCGACCCGGCATCACCCCCACGGGAGACTGCGTGA
- a CDS encoding MDR family MFS transporter, giving the protein MEFTHRQILTILGGLMMGMFLAALDQTIMATATRTIADDLQGFDLQAWATTAFLITSTISTPLYGKLSDIYGRRPFFLLAIGIFIVGSFLCGLSDNMWQLAAFRAIQGLGAGGLMSLALAIIGDIVPPRERAKYQGFFLAVFGTASVLGPILGGFFAGADTILGTDGWRWVFYLNVPIGLAAMAVVARVLHLPHHRVDHRIDWPGALTLILALVPLLTVAEQGREWGWDSGRSIACFVVGALGLIGFILAERAYKDEALLPLALLGKRTVAVGVTASTILGMAMFGGLMTVPLYLQIVKGSSATLAGLQMIPFVVGIMAGSIISGQLISRTGRYRIFPIVGSVFMVAALYLFSLIGADTPLWRVMLVMVLMGLGLGSNMQPMITAVQNAVSPREIGTATGAVTFFRSMGGTLGTAVFLSVLFNVLPGNIQDAYAEAQPTPAFQQAIAADPSQAETLKVAMSGAGLSDTSFLSKLADPISHPFKVGFADSVHVVYLIAFFVMILGLIVVFFLPELPLSQRSAQQARAEEAAVKAGDAEAAVKAGGAEAAVKTGGADLPTEPPVPSGNPPRNAQ; this is encoded by the coding sequence GTGGAATTCACCCACCGCCAGATCCTGACGATCCTCGGCGGCCTGATGATGGGCATGTTCCTCGCCGCGCTGGATCAGACGATCATGGCCACCGCGACCCGGACCATCGCCGACGACCTGCAGGGCTTCGACCTGCAGGCCTGGGCCACCACGGCCTTCCTGATCACCTCGACGATCTCCACGCCGCTGTACGGCAAGTTGTCCGACATCTACGGCCGGCGCCCGTTCTTCCTCCTCGCCATCGGCATCTTCATCGTCGGATCGTTCCTCTGCGGCCTCTCCGACAACATGTGGCAGCTGGCCGCGTTCCGGGCCATCCAGGGCCTCGGTGCCGGCGGCCTGATGTCGCTCGCCCTGGCGATCATCGGCGACATCGTCCCGCCCCGTGAGCGCGCCAAGTACCAGGGTTTCTTCCTGGCCGTCTTCGGCACCGCGAGTGTCCTCGGCCCGATCCTGGGCGGCTTCTTCGCCGGCGCCGACACGATCCTCGGCACCGACGGCTGGCGCTGGGTGTTCTACCTCAACGTGCCGATCGGCCTGGCCGCGATGGCCGTGGTCGCCCGGGTGCTGCACCTGCCGCACCACCGGGTCGACCACCGCATCGACTGGCCCGGCGCGCTCACCCTGATCCTGGCCCTGGTGCCGCTGCTGACCGTGGCCGAGCAGGGCCGCGAGTGGGGCTGGGACTCCGGCCGTTCGATCGCCTGCTTCGTGGTCGGCGCCCTCGGCCTGATCGGCTTCATCCTGGCCGAGCGCGCCTACAAGGACGAGGCGCTGCTGCCGCTGGCCCTGCTCGGCAAACGCACCGTCGCCGTCGGCGTCACCGCCAGCACCATCCTCGGCATGGCGATGTTCGGCGGCCTGATGACCGTCCCGCTGTATCTGCAGATCGTGAAGGGCTCCTCGGCCACCCTGGCCGGCCTGCAGATGATCCCGTTCGTGGTCGGCATCATGGCCGGCTCGATCATCTCCGGCCAGCTGATCTCCCGCACCGGCCGCTACCGGATCTTCCCGATCGTCGGCAGCGTCTTCATGGTGGCCGCGCTCTACCTGTTCTCGCTGATCGGCGCGGACACCCCGTTGTGGCGGGTGATGCTGGTGATGGTGCTGATGGGCCTCGGTCTGGGCAGCAACATGCAGCCGATGATCACCGCCGTGCAGAACGCGGTGTCGCCTCGGGAGATCGGCACCGCCACCGGCGCGGTCACGTTCTTCCGCTCGATGGGCGGCACGCTCGGCACCGCGGTCTTCCTGTCGGTGCTGTTCAACGTGCTGCCCGGCAACATCCAGGACGCGTACGCCGAGGCGCAGCCGACTCCGGCGTTCCAGCAGGCGATCGCGGCCGACCCGTCGCAGGCGGAGACCCTGAAGGTCGCGATGAGCGGCGCAGGCCTCAGCGACACGTCGTTCCTCAGCAAGCTGGCCGACCCGATCTCGCACCCGTTCAAGGTCGGTTTCGCCGACAGCGTGCACGTGGTCTACCTGATCGCGTTCTTCGTGATGATCCTCGGCCTGATCGTGGTCTTCTTCCTGCCCGAGCTTCCGCTCTCGCAGCGCTCGGCCCAGCAGGCCCGAGCCGAGGAGGCGGCGGTCAAGGCAGGCGACGCGGAGGCGGCGGTCAAGGCAGGCGGCGCGGAGGCGGCGGTGAAGACGGGCGGCGCGGATCTTCCGACCGAGCCCCCGGTGCCGTCGGGCAACCCTCCCAGGAACGCGCAGTAG
- a CDS encoding antibiotic biosynthesis monooxygenase family protein, translating into MAVVKINAIEVPEGAGPELEKRFAARHGAVENSPGFLGFELLRPVAGDTRYFVYTRWESEEDFQNWANGGAKEAHAGERAKPVASGASLLEFEVVQSVQKAG; encoded by the coding sequence ATGGCTGTTGTGAAGATCAACGCGATTGAGGTCCCCGAGGGCGCCGGCCCCGAGCTGGAGAAGCGGTTCGCGGCCCGGCACGGCGCCGTGGAGAACTCGCCCGGGTTCCTCGGTTTCGAGCTGCTGCGCCCGGTCGCCGGCGACACCCGCTACTTCGTCTACACCCGCTGGGAGTCCGAGGAGGACTTCCAGAACTGGGCGAACGGCGGCGCCAAGGAGGCACACGCCGGCGAGCGGGCCAAGCCGGTGGCCTCCGGCGCCAGCCTCCTGGAGTTCGAGGTCGTCCAGTCGGTCCAGAAGGCCGGCTGA
- a CDS encoding GAF and ANTAR domain-containing protein, with translation MSAPKRRVPAAQRGARLARRTPKDGTSSLTPRRGSRHTAPVTGAITGGPHPVELAGLLHEVTVRLLTADSLHQALDRFAAFATATLPGIVRCSVALIGEGGPLTAAGSGPAGETFDQQQYAGSTGPGMEAARTRTVVTADDLPADERWPELAGAARADGLRAVAAIPLDVRRTAVGAVSIYPDRAGAVDPEVLVTAMALAGQAEVLLGELHRREALTEGAEVDRAAGVIIAQRGCGVQEAYAVLQESAQRLGLDRGTVATRLVAAAARNSS, from the coding sequence GTGTCTGCCCCGAAACGTCGTGTCCCGGCCGCGCAGCGTGGCGCCCGGCTGGCCCGGCGCACCCCCAAAGACGGCACGTCATCGCTGACCCCGCGCCGCGGCTCGCGGCACACGGCTCCGGTCACCGGCGCCATCACCGGTGGGCCACACCCGGTGGAACTCGCCGGCCTCCTGCACGAGGTCACCGTCCGCCTGCTCACCGCGGACTCCCTGCATCAGGCCCTCGACCGGTTCGCCGCGTTCGCGACGGCCACTCTGCCCGGCATCGTCCGCTGCTCGGTCGCCCTGATCGGCGAGGGCGGGCCACTCACCGCGGCCGGGTCCGGCCCGGCCGGTGAGACCTTCGATCAGCAGCAGTACGCCGGAAGCACCGGCCCGGGCATGGAGGCGGCCCGCACCCGCACCGTGGTGACCGCGGACGACCTGCCGGCCGACGAGAGATGGCCGGAGTTGGCCGGCGCGGCCCGAGCCGACGGCCTGCGGGCGGTCGCCGCGATCCCGCTGGACGTGCGGCGGACCGCGGTCGGGGCGGTCAGCATCTACCCGGACCGGGCCGGTGCGGTGGACCCGGAGGTCCTGGTGACCGCGATGGCCCTGGCCGGCCAAGCCGAGGTGCTGCTGGGGGAGCTGCACCGCCGGGAGGCGCTGACCGAGGGCGCCGAGGTCGACCGGGCGGCCGGGGTGATAATCGCGCAGCGAGGCTGTGGCGTCCAGGAGGCCTACGCGGTGCTCCAGGAGAGCGCCCAGCGCCTCGGACTGGACCGGGGGACCGTGGCCACCCGGCTGGTGGCCGCAGCCGCCCGTAACAGCTCCTGA
- a CDS encoding DUF6158 family protein codes for MKARHDEGAAVTFDTGIDPAGLSDDDLFRELASLYRTRLHTLRHGPDAALENHFKRTAELETEYMARYPGREVDPERLTRDF; via the coding sequence ATGAAGGCACGACACGACGAGGGCGCGGCGGTGACCTTCGACACCGGTATCGACCCGGCCGGACTGTCCGACGACGACCTCTTTCGGGAACTGGCCAGCCTCTACCGGACCCGGCTGCACACGCTGCGGCACGGCCCGGACGCGGCGCTGGAGAACCACTTCAAACGGACCGCCGAGCTGGAGACCGAGTACATGGCCCGGTATCCGGGGCGCGAGGTCGACCCGGAACGACTCACCCGGGACTTCTGA
- a CDS encoding DUF3817 domain-containing protein — protein sequence MQGALTRYRIIAWIVGVVLLVLTVGMVLKYGPADDDTLVKTVGQFHGFLYMVYLACTFDLSRRVPWPFKRMLLVMLAGTVPFFSFWAERHVSRHWVPAAVPALSE from the coding sequence GTGCAGGGAGCCCTCACCCGCTACCGGATCATCGCCTGGATCGTCGGCGTGGTCCTGCTCGTCCTCACCGTCGGCATGGTGCTGAAATACGGCCCGGCCGACGACGACACCCTGGTCAAGACGGTGGGCCAGTTCCACGGCTTCCTCTACATGGTCTACCTGGCGTGCACCTTCGACCTGTCCCGGCGGGTGCCGTGGCCGTTCAAGCGGATGCTGCTCGTCATGCTGGCCGGGACGGTTCCGTTCTTCTCGTTCTGGGCCGAGCGTCACGTGAGCCGCCACTGGGTTCCGGCCGCCGTCCCGGCACTGAGCGAATAG
- a CDS encoding C40 family peptidase — MPHPRTRFRALVVALTAFAITTSGATAAHAAPSEAELKKKIDKASEQLEDVTEQYNKLRLDAKATKADAAKLESSLKPAQAALAAATAKVQTIATTTYMQGRTGAMTVLVSGDSATLLERLAVLDQITKSNQQDIDTFTETTTTFAERKAALKVTQDKQAAQATELVNRKKKIEGDLEKLYDMRETAYGSATENSGSYTGTIPDIPGSAGKAVTFAFNQIGKPYGYGDAGPNSYDCSGLTSAAWAAAGKSLPHNAAAQYSATARISRADLQPGDLVFYRSNGHVALYVGGGKIIDAPSAGRDVLHRTIDIMTPNGYGRVK, encoded by the coding sequence GTGCCACACCCCCGTACCCGGTTCCGGGCGCTCGTGGTCGCGCTGACGGCGTTCGCGATCACGACGTCGGGAGCGACGGCTGCCCATGCGGCGCCGTCCGAGGCCGAGCTCAAGAAGAAGATCGACAAGGCCTCGGAGCAACTCGAGGACGTCACCGAGCAGTACAACAAGCTCCGGCTCGACGCGAAGGCCACCAAGGCCGACGCGGCCAAGCTGGAGTCCTCCCTCAAGCCTGCCCAGGCAGCGCTCGCCGCCGCCACGGCCAAGGTGCAGACCATCGCCACCACCACCTACATGCAGGGCCGCACCGGCGCGATGACGGTGCTGGTGAGCGGTGACTCGGCGACCCTGCTGGAGCGGCTCGCGGTGCTCGACCAGATCACCAAGTCCAACCAGCAGGACATCGACACCTTCACCGAGACCACGACCACCTTCGCCGAACGCAAGGCCGCGCTCAAGGTCACCCAGGACAAGCAGGCCGCCCAGGCCACTGAACTGGTCAATCGCAAGAAGAAGATCGAGGGCGACCTCGAGAAGCTGTACGACATGCGCGAGACCGCCTACGGCAGCGCCACCGAGAACAGCGGCTCCTACACCGGCACGATCCCCGACATCCCGGGCTCGGCCGGCAAGGCGGTCACGTTCGCGTTCAACCAGATCGGCAAGCCGTACGGCTACGGCGACGCCGGCCCGAACTCGTACGACTGCTCGGGTCTCACCTCGGCGGCATGGGCGGCGGCGGGCAAGTCGCTGCCACACAACGCCGCCGCGCAGTACAGTGCCACCGCCCGGATCAGCCGCGCCGATCTGCAACCCGGTGACCTGGTGTTCTACCGGAGCAACGGGCACGTCGCCCTGTACGTCGGCGGCGGCAAGATCATCGACGCCCCGTCGGCCGGCCGAGACGTACTGCATCGCACGATCGACATCATGACCCCGAACGGCTACGGCCGGGTCAAGTAG
- a CDS encoding sigma-70 family RNA polymerase sigma factor, whose product MDAGNARNRVSDGNEGTVGNVEKNTVMRTDQVAEERDLVGVYLHEISRTPLLDAAREVELSKAIEAGLYAEHLLETGEERRGVSREELERLVTEGQRAKDLFIRANLRLVVSIARRYVRSGMPMLDLIQEGNTGLVRAVEKFDYERGYKFSTYATWWVRQAISRAIAQQERTVRLPVHLVEDVNRMRNVTRQLVRELGADPEPEQIAAALGVTVERVNELTRWAQDTVSLDTPVGDDGDTNLGDLVADSDAPSPEEIVLNALERQRIEGLLNHLDDRSAGIMRARYGLEDGREHSLTEVASRFSLSRERIRQLEIQALGRLRELARAEGLQAA is encoded by the coding sequence ATGGACGCAGGTAATGCCCGTAACAGGGTTAGTGACGGCAATGAGGGGACCGTGGGCAACGTGGAGAAGAACACCGTGATGCGTACCGACCAGGTCGCTGAGGAGCGCGACCTCGTTGGAGTCTACCTGCACGAGATCTCCCGGACGCCGCTGTTGGACGCCGCACGGGAGGTCGAACTCTCGAAGGCTATCGAGGCGGGCCTCTACGCCGAGCACCTGCTCGAGACGGGCGAGGAGCGCCGCGGCGTCAGCCGGGAGGAACTGGAACGTCTCGTCACCGAGGGCCAGCGCGCGAAGGACCTGTTCATTCGGGCCAACCTTCGTCTGGTCGTCTCCATCGCACGCCGCTACGTCCGGTCCGGCATGCCGATGCTGGACCTCATCCAGGAGGGCAACACCGGCCTGGTCCGCGCGGTCGAGAAGTTCGACTACGAGCGCGGTTACAAGTTCTCCACCTACGCCACCTGGTGGGTGCGCCAGGCGATCAGCCGGGCCATCGCCCAGCAGGAGCGCACCGTCCGGCTCCCCGTCCACCTGGTCGAGGACGTCAACCGGATGCGCAACGTCACCCGGCAGCTGGTTCGCGAGCTGGGCGCCGACCCGGAGCCCGAGCAGATCGCGGCCGCGCTGGGCGTCACCGTCGAGCGGGTCAACGAGCTCACCCGCTGGGCGCAGGACACCGTCTCGCTGGACACCCCGGTCGGCGACGACGGCGACACCAACCTCGGTGACCTGGTCGCCGACAGCGACGCCCCGAGCCCCGAGGAGATCGTCCTCAACGCGCTCGAGCGGCAGCGCATCGAGGGCCTGCTCAACCACCTGGACGACCGGTCGGCCGGCATCATGCGGGCGCGGTACGGCCTGGAGGACGGCCGCGAGCACTCGCTGACCGAGGTGGCGTCCCGCTTCTCGCTGAGCCGGGAGCGGATCCGCCAGCTCGAGATCCAGGCGCTCGGCCGGCTGCGTGAGCTGGCTCGGGCCGAGGGTCTGCAGGCCGCCTGA
- a CDS encoding SDR family NAD(P)-dependent oxidoreductase: protein MSTRTALITGGNGGLGTATISAFLAAGWRVVAPVRPGTADQLPAGVVAVEADLTSEADVRAAADRAASDPQAPLRAAVNLVGGYAGAGLIADTPVADFEAMLAINLRPTYLTTAAALPHLIAAGGGSVVCVSSRAAKSPFPGAAGYVTAKAAVLAFAAAVDVEYRTKNVRCNTVLPSVIDTPANRAAMPDADHGRWVGPAEIAETVLFLASDASAPISGAQIPVYGRA from the coding sequence ATCTCGACGCGTACGGCTCTGATCACCGGCGGCAACGGCGGGCTCGGCACCGCCACCATCAGCGCGTTCCTGGCCGCGGGCTGGCGGGTGGTGGCCCCGGTGCGACCCGGGACGGCCGATCAGCTGCCGGCCGGGGTGGTCGCCGTGGAGGCGGATCTGACCAGTGAGGCCGACGTGCGGGCCGCGGCCGACCGCGCCGCGAGCGACCCGCAGGCGCCACTGCGGGCGGCGGTCAACCTGGTCGGCGGCTACGCGGGGGCCGGCCTGATCGCGGACACCCCGGTGGCCGACTTCGAGGCGATGTTGGCGATCAACCTGCGGCCCACCTACCTGACCACGGCGGCGGCCCTGCCGCACCTGATCGCGGCCGGCGGTGGCTCGGTGGTGTGCGTCTCGTCGCGGGCCGCGAAGTCCCCGTTCCCGGGCGCGGCCGGCTACGTGACCGCCAAGGCGGCCGTGCTCGCCTTCGCCGCCGCGGTCGACGTCGAGTACCGCACGAAGAACGTGCGCTGCAACACCGTCCTGCCCAGCGTGATCGACACTCCGGCCAACCGGGCTGCCATGCCGGACGCCGACCACGGCCGCTGGGTCGGCCCGGCCGAGATCGCCGAGACCGTGCTCTTCCTCGCCTCGGACGCCTCGGCGCCGATCAGCGGCGCGCAGATCCCGGTCTACGGTCGGGCCTGA